In Fundidesulfovibrio magnetotacticus, a single window of DNA contains:
- a CDS encoding 2-oxoacid:acceptor oxidoreductase family protein, translating to METKRLVFSGSGGQGVITAAIILAEAAALFEGLEAVQSQSYGPEARGGATRSDVIISNRPVHYPKVGEPNILVCLTQEAYNRYSGIIRPGGLLLADSRHVQTRRNVDARHVSLPMYKEVVNRLAQPVVFNICVLGALLGLTELVHVAALMSSLEKRLPPRLLPVNRQALELGLELGKAAV from the coding sequence ATGGAAACCAAACGGCTCGTGTTTTCCGGTTCCGGCGGCCAGGGCGTCATCACGGCGGCCATCATCCTGGCCGAGGCGGCGGCCCTCTTCGAGGGGCTGGAGGCCGTGCAGTCCCAGTCCTACGGCCCGGAGGCCCGGGGCGGGGCCACCCGCTCGGACGTGATCATCTCCAACCGGCCCGTGCACTACCCCAAGGTGGGCGAGCCCAACATCCTGGTGTGCCTCACCCAGGAGGCCTACAACAGGTATTCCGGGATCATCCGTCCCGGCGGGCTTCTCCTGGCCGATTCGCGCCACGTGCAGACCCGGCGCAACGTGGACGCGCGCCACGTGAGCCTGCCCATGTACAAGGAAGTGGTGAACCGACTGGCCCAGCCGGTGGTCTTCAACATCTGCGTGCTGGGGGCGCTGCTGGGGCTCACGGAGCTGGTGCATGTGGCGGCCCTGATGAGCTCCCTGGAGAAGCGCCTGCCGCCGCGCCTGCTGCCCGTGAACCGCCAGGCCCTGGAGCTGGGCCTGGAGCTGGGCAAGGCCGCGGTTTGA
- a CDS encoding NADH-quinone oxidoreductase subunit N, which translates to MNPAIASYLPMIVLACAALAVFTAGALAPSRGRLFRGLALAGAGAAFFASFALPPETAQALTDTGPLARFFAPLLCALTFLTLLFAGEYARRRGFERDEFHALALLAGAGMVLLACARDWVMFSIALETLSLSLYVLIAARRDKVRSLEAAVKYFVLGAVASAMVFMGVAFLYAASGSLDMAASLRVTDGVALTGLALVLTGLAFKLSLAPLHLWTPDVYQGAPAPVAAFLSGGAKVAVFAALLRLSLAKAPLWDALEPALWFAAALSLAAGTLGALLQPSFKRMLAYSSVTHVGFLIMALMSVKAAGPAPALFAAAALGVMDVAVFGCLGLLSPVDEDADMVDGLRGLGFQRPGMAAVLALALVTLAGLPPTAGFMSKLVVFKAALGAGYLWLSIIGALAAVVSLFYVLRVLAALYGAGGGERPELESPGAAGWFAAVLSALGMVWLGVAPAWVLDAAAALPLLP; encoded by the coding sequence ATGAACCCGGCAATCGCAAGCTATCTGCCCATGATCGTCCTGGCCTGCGCGGCCCTGGCCGTGTTCACGGCCGGCGCGCTGGCCCCCTCCCGGGGCCGCCTCTTCCGGGGCCTGGCCCTGGCGGGCGCGGGCGCGGCCTTCTTCGCCAGCTTCGCCCTGCCTCCGGAGACGGCCCAGGCCCTCACGGACACCGGACCCCTGGCCCGGTTCTTCGCGCCGCTTCTGTGCGCGCTCACGTTCCTCACCCTGCTCTTCGCCGGGGAGTACGCCCGCCGCCGGGGGTTCGAGCGCGACGAGTTCCACGCCCTCGCGCTGCTTGCCGGGGCGGGCATGGTGCTCCTGGCCTGCGCCCGCGACTGGGTGATGTTCTCCATCGCCCTGGAGACGCTCTCGCTCTCGCTCTACGTGCTCATCGCCGCGCGGCGCGACAAGGTCCGCTCCCTGGAGGCGGCGGTGAAGTATTTCGTCCTGGGCGCGGTGGCCTCGGCCATGGTCTTCATGGGCGTGGCATTCCTCTACGCGGCCTCGGGCAGCCTGGACATGGCCGCGAGCCTCCGTGTCACCGACGGGGTGGCCCTGACGGGGCTGGCCCTGGTGCTCACGGGGCTGGCCTTCAAGCTCTCGCTGGCCCCCCTGCACCTGTGGACCCCCGACGTGTACCAGGGCGCGCCCGCTCCCGTGGCGGCCTTCCTCTCGGGCGGTGCCAAGGTGGCGGTGTTCGCGGCGCTGTTGCGCCTGAGCCTGGCCAAGGCCCCCCTCTGGGACGCCCTGGAGCCCGCGCTGTGGTTCGCGGCGGCCCTCTCCCTGGCGGCCGGGACCCTGGGCGCGCTGCTGCAGCCCAGCTTCAAGCGCATGCTGGCCTACTCCTCCGTGACCCACGTTGGATTCCTGATCATGGCCCTCATGAGCGTGAAGGCCGCCGGACCGGCCCCGGCCCTCTTCGCGGCGGCCGCCCTGGGCGTGATGGACGTGGCCGTGTTCGGCTGCCTGGGGCTGCTCTCCCCCGTGGACGAGGACGCCGACATGGTGGACGGACTGCGCGGGCTGGGCTTCCAGCGCCCGGGCATGGCGGCGGTGCTGGCCCTGGCCCTGGTCACGCTGGCGGGTCTGCCGCCCACGGCGGGCTTCATGAGCAAGCTGGTGGTGTTCAAGGCCGCCCTGGGCGCGGGCTACCTGTGGCTCTCGATCATCGGCGCGCTGGCGGCCGTGGTCTCGCTCTTCTACGTGCTGCGGGTGCTGGCCGCGCTCTACGGAGCGGGCGGAGGCGAGAGGCCGGAGCTGGAATCCCCCGGCGCGGCGGGCTGGTTCGCGGCCGTGCTCTCGGCCCTGGGCATGGTCTGGCTGGGCGTGGCCCCGGCCTGGGTGCTGGACGCGGCGGCCGCCCTGCCGCTGCTGCCTTAA
- a CDS encoding 4Fe-4S dicluster domain-containing protein, whose translation MAKKLLKELLIDRARCKGCGICVHFCPKDVLVLDEEDKAAAMSLKDCIACGMCELYCPDLAIEVVAEDAPRAAGAAPETCETAGSAS comes from the coding sequence ATGGCCAAGAAACTGCTCAAGGAACTGCTCATAGACCGCGCCCGGTGCAAGGGCTGCGGCATCTGCGTGCATTTCTGCCCCAAGGACGTGCTCGTGCTGGACGAGGAGGACAAGGCCGCGGCCATGTCCCTCAAGGACTGCATCGCCTGCGGCATGTGCGAACTCTACTGCCCGGACCTGGCCATCGAGGTGGTGGCCGAGGACGCTCCCCGCGCCGCCGGGGCCGCGCCCGAAACGTGTGAAACAGCCGGGAGCGCCTCATGA
- a CDS encoding response regulator: MEHAPSPSRATSRPVSLRFALTLPFVALIVLSCGLVGFFSLWDGREAVLDVAGQLRSEVLKRVEDHLTGFLDLPRKLNEANAQALRAGVLDLSDPVRRARYFHGVVAANPRIAYSFIGLPDGEFHGARRNEAGEVEVIHAGRDTGQASTYFSTSPLGDPLEFRAAYPNFDPRARPWYKSGVQAGKAVWSPVYRHFVLKDLTLTASLPVHDGKGGLVGVFGVDYALGNIHEFLRTIKVGNSGEVFLMERGGELLASSTMPPSLFLVPKGEGFERLRADQAPRPRVAAAARRLEALPGGLAGIAEDTTLEFDMDGQSQFLQATPFTDPMGVDWLIVAVAPASDFLGRIDANTRQTLALILAAAFLATLAGVVLAGLLTRPVERLAQAADGLSQGRWNLDVKAPGVRELDRLARAFSRMAGQLLSSFEELRAKGNIIAAQNRTLEERVARRTAELAHLHHRLRAIFEAIPGYIHVIDREFRVVDVCDKMLAAVGLTREEVLGRRCHEVFQGLESICGHCALCDDDSRDRTSIRPSTPTEEGILGHAFMAYSAPIRDQQGSVWGYIECLMDVSALRAAEQELLAAKEQADAANRAKSAFLANMSHELRTPMNGILGVLQLLKTTPLDQEQSGFVETGEAVLKNLLGLINDILDLSKVEAGKLDLVESRVDLEETCRFMAGLFRGQAQAKGLALDFHVASGVPGFVLADASRLRQVLFNLIGNALKFTEKGGVRLLVESAGPAPQGRTLLRFTVADTGIGIPEARQDDLFKPFVQIDGALDKKYPGTGLGLSIVKRLVELMEGEVTVESEPGRGTRVRFEIPVLAAPPEAPGASAARPESEGGADAPARSLDVLLVDDEPVNRRVMQNLLEKRGHRVVLAETGLQALEQLARRPFDCVLMDVQMPGMDGLAATRAIRANERQAWDASVSVIALTAHAMAGDRERFLAEGMDDYLSKPVELEALDQVLGRVARRRGPS, translated from the coding sequence ATGGAACACGCTCCATCGCCTTCGCGAGCAACCTCCAGGCCCGTTTCGCTGCGGTTCGCCCTTACGCTGCCCTTCGTGGCCCTCATAGTGCTCAGTTGCGGGCTCGTGGGGTTCTTCTCCCTGTGGGACGGGCGCGAGGCAGTGCTCGACGTGGCCGGTCAGCTGCGCTCCGAGGTGCTCAAACGCGTGGAGGATCACCTCACGGGCTTCCTGGACCTGCCCCGCAAGCTCAACGAGGCCAACGCCCAGGCCCTGCGCGCGGGCGTGCTGGACCTCTCCGACCCCGTGCGGCGCGCCCGCTACTTCCACGGGGTGGTGGCCGCCAACCCGCGCATCGCCTACTCCTTCATCGGGCTGCCCGACGGCGAGTTCCACGGCGCGCGGCGCAACGAGGCCGGCGAGGTGGAGGTGATCCACGCCGGGCGCGACACGGGCCAGGCCTCCACCTACTTTTCCACCTCGCCCCTGGGCGACCCCCTGGAGTTCCGCGCCGCCTACCCGAATTTCGATCCCCGCGCGCGCCCCTGGTACAAGTCCGGCGTCCAGGCCGGAAAAGCCGTCTGGAGCCCGGTCTACCGCCATTTCGTGCTCAAGGACCTGACCCTCACGGCCTCCCTGCCCGTCCACGACGGCAAGGGCGGGCTGGTGGGGGTTTTCGGGGTGGACTACGCCCTGGGCAACATCCACGAGTTCCTGCGCACCATCAAGGTGGGGAACTCCGGCGAGGTGTTCCTGATGGAGCGCGGCGGGGAGCTCCTGGCCTCCAGCACCATGCCCCCCTCGCTGTTCCTTGTCCCCAAGGGCGAGGGGTTCGAGCGCCTCCGGGCCGACCAGGCCCCCAGGCCCCGCGTGGCCGCAGCCGCCCGCCGCCTGGAGGCCCTGCCCGGGGGGCTGGCCGGCATCGCGGAAGACACCACCCTGGAATTCGACATGGACGGCCAAAGCCAGTTCCTGCAGGCAACGCCCTTCACCGACCCCATGGGCGTGGACTGGCTCATCGTGGCCGTGGCCCCCGCCAGCGACTTTCTCGGGCGCATCGACGCCAACACCCGCCAGACCCTGGCGCTTATTCTGGCGGCGGCCTTCCTGGCCACGCTGGCCGGCGTGGTGCTGGCGGGCCTGCTCACCCGGCCCGTGGAGCGCCTGGCCCAGGCCGCCGACGGCCTCTCCCAGGGCCGCTGGAACCTCGACGTGAAGGCCCCCGGCGTGCGCGAACTCGACCGCCTGGCACGCGCCTTCTCGCGCATGGCCGGGCAGCTGCTCTCCTCCTTCGAGGAGCTCAGGGCCAAGGGCAACATCATCGCGGCCCAGAACCGCACCCTGGAGGAGCGCGTGGCCCGGCGCACCGCCGAACTCGCCCACCTGCACCACAGGCTGCGCGCCATCTTCGAGGCCATCCCGGGCTACATCCACGTGATCGACCGCGAATTCCGCGTGGTGGACGTGTGCGACAAGATGCTCGCGGCCGTGGGCCTCACGCGCGAGGAGGTGCTCGGGCGGCGCTGCCACGAGGTGTTCCAGGGGCTGGAATCCATCTGCGGCCACTGCGCCCTCTGCGACGATGACAGCCGCGACCGGACCTCCATCCGCCCCTCCACCCCCACGGAGGAGGGCATCCTGGGGCACGCCTTCATGGCCTATTCCGCCCCCATCCGCGACCAGCAAGGCAGTGTCTGGGGGTACATCGAGTGCCTCATGGACGTGAGCGCCCTGCGCGCCGCCGAACAGGAACTCCTTGCCGCCAAGGAACAGGCCGACGCGGCCAATCGCGCCAAGTCGGCCTTCCTGGCCAACATGAGCCACGAACTGCGCACCCCCATGAACGGCATCCTGGGCGTGCTCCAGCTTCTCAAGACCACGCCGCTCGACCAGGAGCAGTCCGGCTTCGTGGAGACCGGCGAGGCCGTGCTCAAGAACCTGCTGGGCCTCATCAACGACATCCTCGACCTCTCCAAGGTGGAGGCGGGCAAGCTCGACCTGGTGGAAAGCCGCGTGGACCTGGAGGAGACCTGCCGCTTCATGGCCGGGCTCTTCCGGGGCCAGGCCCAGGCCAAGGGCCTCGCCCTGGACTTCCACGTGGCCTCCGGCGTGCCCGGCTTCGTGTTGGCCGACGCCAGCCGCCTGCGCCAGGTGCTCTTCAACCTCATCGGCAACGCCCTCAAGTTCACCGAGAAGGGCGGCGTGCGCCTGCTGGTGGAAAGCGCGGGCCCCGCCCCCCAGGGGCGCACGCTCCTGCGCTTCACCGTGGCCGACACGGGCATAGGCATCCCTGAAGCCCGCCAGGACGACCTCTTCAAGCCCTTCGTGCAGATCGACGGCGCGCTGGACAAGAAATATCCCGGCACGGGCCTGGGGCTCTCCATCGTCAAAAGGCTGGTGGAGCTCATGGAGGGCGAGGTCACGGTGGAGAGCGAGCCCGGAAGGGGCACGCGCGTGCGCTTCGAAATCCCCGTGCTGGCCGCGCCGCCCGAAGCCCCGGGCGCATCGGCCGCGCGTCCGGAATCGGAAGGCGGAGCCGACGCCCCGGCGCGCTCCCTTGACGTGCTGCTGGTGGATGACGAGCCCGTGAACCGACGCGTGATGCAAAACCTCCTCGAAAAGCGCGGCCACCGGGTGGTGCTTGCCGAGACGGGGCTCCAGGCGCTGGAACAACTGGCTCGCCGTCCCTTCGACTGCGTGCTCATGGACGTGCAGATGCCCGGTATGGACGGCCTGGCCGCCACCCGGGCCATCCGGGCCAACGAGCGCCAGGCCTGGGACGCCAGCGTGTCCGTGATCGCCCTCACGGCGCACGCCATGGCTGGCGACCGCGAACGCTTCCTGGCCGAAGGCATGGACGACTACCTCTCCAAACCCGTGGAGCTGGAAGCGCTGGACCAGGTGCTGGGACGTGTGGCACGAAGACGCGGCCCGAGCTAG
- a CDS encoding complex I subunit 4 family protein, producing MNAFPLLTAVTFLPLAGAFGALLLAGRPEACRRFSLAASLVHLALTAAALAQPLPLVEDMAWIPALGARYTLEMDGVGGALTLLTSFLTVIAVLVSWKEIREQAGAYHALLFAVSTTAAGVFLARDLLLFLVFWEAQMVPMFFIIRIWGHEDKRRAATKFMLFSIAGGLAMLVGAVWLAVDHAQTHGAWTFSLAQLMASPAAPAAQAWLFAAFVLAFGVKTPMVPVHTWLPDAHTQAPTAGSLLLAGVLLKTGSYALVRWAVPLFPHAFEQYWWVLAVLGVIGLVYASWVAFAQTDAKRLVAYSSVGHMGLVVLGVAVWRAAALEGSVLLMVNHALTTGALFVMVGMLSERAHTRELAHFGGLWKTMPLFSGFFLLFALASAGLPGLGNFVSEMLILLGSFETAPATASVAFAGLVLTLAYVLRLVQSVLFGPSEGKPVYRDLSPREALILTPLAACVVFLGVAPWTALALITTPLKALLS from the coding sequence ATGAACGCCTTCCCGCTCCTCACCGCCGTCACCTTCCTGCCCCTGGCGGGGGCCTTCGGCGCGCTGCTCCTGGCCGGGCGTCCCGAGGCCTGCCGCCGCTTCAGCCTCGCGGCGTCCCTGGTCCATCTGGCGCTCACGGCCGCTGCCCTGGCCCAGCCTCTGCCGCTCGTGGAGGACATGGCCTGGATCCCCGCCCTGGGCGCGCGCTACACCCTGGAGATGGACGGCGTGGGCGGCGCGCTCACGCTGCTCACGTCCTTCCTCACGGTGATCGCCGTGCTGGTGTCCTGGAAGGAAATCCGGGAGCAGGCCGGGGCCTACCACGCCCTGCTTTTCGCGGTGTCCACCACGGCCGCCGGAGTATTCCTGGCGCGCGACCTGCTGCTCTTCCTGGTGTTCTGGGAGGCGCAGATGGTGCCCATGTTCTTCATCATCCGCATCTGGGGCCACGAGGACAAGCGCCGCGCGGCCACCAAGTTCATGCTCTTCTCCATCGCCGGGGGCCTGGCCATGCTGGTGGGCGCCGTCTGGCTGGCCGTGGACCACGCCCAGACCCACGGCGCATGGACCTTCTCCCTGGCCCAACTCATGGCCTCCCCGGCGGCGCCGGCCGCGCAGGCCTGGCTCTTCGCGGCCTTCGTGCTGGCCTTCGGCGTGAAGACCCCCATGGTGCCCGTGCACACCTGGCTGCCCGACGCCCACACCCAGGCCCCCACGGCGGGAAGCCTCCTGCTGGCGGGGGTGCTCCTGAAGACCGGCTCCTACGCCCTGGTGCGCTGGGCCGTGCCGCTCTTCCCCCACGCCTTCGAGCAATATTGGTGGGTGCTGGCGGTGCTGGGCGTGATCGGGCTGGTGTACGCCTCCTGGGTGGCCTTCGCCCAGACCGACGCCAAGCGGCTGGTGGCCTATTCCTCGGTGGGGCACATGGGGCTGGTGGTGCTGGGCGTGGCAGTGTGGCGCGCTGCGGCCCTGGAGGGTTCCGTGCTGCTCATGGTGAACCACGCCCTGACCACGGGGGCGCTCTTCGTGATGGTGGGCATGCTGAGCGAACGCGCCCACACCCGCGAACTGGCCCATTTCGGGGGCTTGTGGAAGACCATGCCGCTGTTCTCGGGGTTCTTCCTGCTCTTCGCCCTGGCCTCGGCCGGGCTGCCGGGCCTGGGCAACTTCGTGAGCGAGATGCTCATCCTGCTGGGCTCCTTCGAGACGGCCCCCGCCACGGCCTCGGTGGCCTTCGCCGGGCTGGTGCTCACCCTGGCCTACGTGCTGCGCCTGGTGCAGAGCGTGCTTTTCGGCCCTTCGGAAGGCAAGCCCGTCTACCGCGACCTGTCCCCGCGCGAGGCGCTCATCCTCACGCCCCTGGCCGCGTGCGTGGTCTTCCTGGGCGTCGCGCCCTGGACCGCCCTGGCCCTCATCACAACGCCGCTCAAGGCCCTTCTGTCCTGA
- a CDS encoding helix-turn-helix domain-containing protein, with amino-acid sequence MNGEIKCGARIRKRRTAQGLGIEDLSARTGLDAAYLEALENGEVTTSLGPLLKVALALGTRLGTFIDDELGSDVCLSRACACSSPEQAQQAARGKRSSFSFYSLGAHKTDRHMEPFYIEIRPDEPGAEHPLSSHEGEEFIVVARGRLLVVLGQERHELGPGDSIYFNSIVPHYVGCAGQEQTDIHAVLYFPA; translated from the coding sequence ATGAACGGCGAAATCAAGTGCGGCGCGCGCATCCGGAAGCGCAGGACGGCCCAGGGGCTCGGCATCGAGGATCTTTCGGCCCGCACGGGCCTGGACGCGGCCTATCTGGAGGCCCTGGAGAATGGCGAGGTGACCACCAGCCTCGGCCCCCTGCTCAAGGTGGCCCTGGCCCTGGGCACGCGCCTTGGCACCTTCATCGACGACGAACTGGGCTCCGACGTGTGCCTTTCCCGCGCCTGCGCCTGTTCCTCGCCCGAGCAGGCCCAGCAGGCCGCGCGCGGCAAGCGCTCCAGCTTCAGCTTCTACTCCCTGGGCGCTCACAAGACCGACCGCCACATGGAGCCCTTCTACATCGAGATCCGCCCCGACGAGCCCGGCGCGGAGCACCCCCTCTCCTCCCACGAGGGCGAGGAGTTCATCGTGGTGGCGCGCGGGCGGCTCCTGGTGGTCCTGGGCCAGGAGCGCCACGAGCTGGGGCCTGGCGACAGCATCTATTTCAACTCCATCGTGCCCCACTACGTGGGCTGCGCCGGCCAGGAACAGACCGACATCCACGCCGTGCTCTACTTCCCGGCATAG
- a CDS encoding acyl-CoA thioesterase has product MKHPRDCETVMPVRVLPQDLGADGRVTPGTVLRGVDLAAAMPAMRHARGRVVTVSLDRMDFFCFPPVGRALLFKCRVNQAGRSSMEVGVRVEAEDLATGEVRHTATAYATFVAMGPDGKPAAVPQLLPETPDEERRVREALERRALRKAERGRTAGEPFPGDIAPPTGPGRSPEASRTDMPVRMMPWHANPAGNVHGGVILLNMDQAAAMAAMRHAGLAVEAVSVQGVSFLAPGRVDEVLTFRACVERARGPLMDVGVEVMAENLVTGESRRAAEAWMVYRGLDAHGAPGDAPALIPGSAQELERWREARRRGEARDAERARERDSQAGAPASPGD; this is encoded by the coding sequence GTGAAGCATCCCCGCGACTGCGAGACGGTCATGCCCGTGCGGGTGCTGCCCCAGGACCTTGGCGCGGATGGGCGCGTCACCCCCGGGACCGTGCTGCGCGGCGTGGACCTGGCGGCGGCCATGCCCGCCATGCGCCACGCGCGCGGCCGCGTGGTCACGGTCTCCCTGGACCGCATGGACTTCTTTTGCTTCCCCCCCGTGGGACGGGCGCTGCTCTTCAAGTGCCGGGTGAACCAGGCCGGGCGTTCCTCCATGGAGGTGGGCGTGCGCGTGGAGGCCGAAGACCTGGCCACCGGGGAGGTGCGTCACACGGCCACGGCCTACGCCACCTTCGTGGCCATGGGGCCGGACGGCAAGCCCGCCGCCGTGCCGCAACTCCTCCCCGAGACGCCGGACGAAGAGCGCAGGGTGCGCGAGGCCCTGGAGCGGCGCGCGCTGCGCAAGGCCGAGCGCGGCCGGACGGCCGGTGAGCCCTTCCCTGGGGACATCGCTCCTCCGACCGGTCCCGGCCGCTCCCCCGAGGCCTCCCGCACGGACATGCCCGTGCGCATGATGCCCTGGCACGCCAACCCGGCGGGCAACGTGCACGGCGGGGTGATCCTCCTGAACATGGACCAGGCCGCCGCCATGGCCGCCATGCGCCACGCAGGGCTCGCCGTGGAGGCCGTGTCCGTGCAGGGGGTGTCCTTCCTGGCCCCGGGCCGCGTGGACGAGGTGCTCACGTTTCGCGCCTGCGTGGAACGCGCGCGGGGGCCGCTGATGGACGTGGGGGTGGAGGTGATGGCCGAGAATCTGGTGACGGGGGAATCGCGCCGCGCGGCCGAGGCCTGGATGGTCTACCGGGGGCTGGATGCGCACGGCGCGCCCGGCGACGCGCCCGCCCTGATCCCCGGCAGCGCCCAGGAACTGGAGCGCTGGCGCGAGGCCAGACGGCGCGGCGAAGCCCGCGACGCGGAACGCGCCCGGGAGCGGGACTCCCAGGCGGGAGCGCCTGCGTCGCCGGGGGATTAA
- a CDS encoding 2-oxoacid:ferredoxin oxidoreductase subunit beta, producing the protein MAVKDYIRSRFFPHIWCPGCGHGIVLGGLLRAVDGLGIPKNDIVMVSGIGCSSRISGYVDFHTLHTLHGRALAFATGVKLSRPELKLIVPMGDGDALAIGGNHFIHAARRNIDITAIVMNNRIYGMTGGQFSPLTGPGLKATTAPGGTIDPMFDVAELARAAGATFVARTTTYHVREMSKILARAISHKGFSVVEIFSQCPTYFGRKNKEGGAVEMMRRYKEITVPVGSPDLQDNPELIERGVFVDRQMPEYCEEYDKIVRQAMERAAQA; encoded by the coding sequence GTGGCCGTCAAGGATTACATCCGCTCCCGGTTCTTCCCGCACATCTGGTGTCCGGGCTGCGGCCACGGCATCGTCCTGGGCGGGCTTCTGCGCGCCGTGGACGGGCTGGGCATCCCCAAGAACGACATCGTCATGGTCTCGGGCATCGGCTGCTCGTCGCGCATCTCGGGCTATGTGGACTTCCACACCCTGCACACCCTGCACGGCCGCGCCCTGGCCTTCGCCACGGGCGTGAAACTCTCCCGCCCCGAGTTGAAGCTCATCGTGCCCATGGGCGACGGCGACGCCCTGGCCATCGGCGGCAACCACTTCATCCACGCCGCGCGGCGCAACATCGACATCACCGCCATCGTGATGAACAACCGCATCTACGGCATGACCGGCGGGCAGTTCTCGCCCCTCACCGGCCCCGGGCTCAAGGCCACCACGGCCCCCGGCGGCACCATCGACCCCATGTTCGATGTGGCCGAGCTGGCCCGCGCCGCCGGGGCCACCTTCGTGGCGCGCACCACCACCTACCACGTGCGCGAGATGTCCAAGATCCTGGCCCGGGCCATCAGCCACAAGGGATTCTCCGTGGTGGAGATCTTCAGCCAGTGCCCCACCTACTTCGGGCGCAAGAACAAGGAGGGCGGCGCGGTGGAGATGATGCGCCGCTACAAGGAAATCACCGTGCCCGTGGGCTCGCCCGACCTCCAGGACAACCCCGAACTCATCGAGCGCGGGGTCTTCGTGGACCGGCAGATGCCCGAATACTGCGAGGAATACGACAAGATCGTCCGGCAGGCCATGGAACGGGCCGCCCAGGCGTAA
- a CDS encoding 2-oxoacid:acceptor oxidoreductase subunit alpha, protein MSRETVFVQGNEACVEGALYAGLDFFAGYPITPSTEIAEHLAARLPARGGRFIQMEDEIASLCAIIGASQAGKKVMTATSGPGFSLMQEALGYAVMAEIPCVIASVMRGGPSTGIPTHVSQGDVNQARWGTHGDHAVICLTASNHQDVFAMTVEAFNMAETYRTPVILLFDEVVGHMREKLVLPVPGELPLTERLRTQVKEGVNYHPYLPREDGRLPMSDFGGVHRYNVTGLFHDMWGFPTDNPRIVRDLMRHLVDKIETNTAQVCKTKGFFLEDAEYVFVSYGSSARTVRQVVEERRLFGERFGLLELQTLWPFPQEAVREACARARCVIVVEMNLGQVVDQVKLAVDRSDDVFLVNRYDGVFIAPEDIMNLMRLIQGKGV, encoded by the coding sequence ATGAGCCGGGAAACCGTCTTCGTCCAGGGCAACGAGGCCTGCGTGGAGGGCGCGCTCTACGCGGGCCTGGATTTCTTCGCGGGCTACCCCATCACCCCTTCCACCGAAATCGCGGAACATCTGGCCGCGCGCCTGCCCGCCCGGGGCGGCCGGTTCATCCAGATGGAGGACGAGATCGCCTCCCTGTGCGCCATCATCGGGGCCTCCCAGGCGGGCAAGAAGGTGATGACGGCCACCAGCGGCCCGGGGTTCTCCCTGATGCAGGAGGCCTTGGGCTACGCCGTCATGGCCGAGATCCCCTGCGTGATCGCGAGCGTCATGCGCGGCGGCCCCTCCACGGGCATCCCCACCCACGTGAGCCAGGGCGACGTGAACCAGGCCCGCTGGGGCACCCACGGCGACCACGCCGTCATCTGCCTCACGGCCTCCAACCACCAGGACGTGTTCGCCATGACGGTGGAGGCCTTCAACATGGCCGAAACCTACCGCACGCCCGTGATCCTGCTCTTCGACGAAGTGGTGGGCCACATGCGCGAGAAGCTCGTGCTGCCCGTGCCCGGCGAGCTGCCCCTGACGGAGCGCCTGCGCACCCAGGTGAAGGAGGGCGTGAACTACCACCCCTACCTGCCCCGCGAGGACGGACGCCTGCCCATGTCCGATTTCGGCGGCGTGCACCGCTACAACGTCACAGGCCTCTTCCACGACATGTGGGGCTTCCCCACCGACAACCCCCGCATCGTGCGCGACCTTATGCGCCACCTCGTGGACAAGATCGAGACCAACACCGCCCAGGTCTGCAAAACCAAGGGCTTTTTCCTGGAAGACGCCGAATACGTGTTCGTCTCCTACGGCTCCTCGGCGCGCACCGTGCGTCAGGTGGTGGAGGAGCGCCGCCTCTTCGGCGAGCGCTTCGGCCTGCTGGAGCTCCAGACCCTCTGGCCCTTCCCCCAGGAGGCCGTGCGCGAGGCCTGCGCCCGGGCGCGCTGCGTGATCGTGGTGGAGATGAACCTGGGCCAGGTGGTGGACCAGGTGAAGCTCGCCGTGGACAGGTCCGACGACGTGTTCCTGGTCAACCGCTACGACGGCGTGTTCATCGCGCCAGAGGACATCATGAACCTCATGCGCCTCATCCAGGGAAAGGGGGTCTGA